A region of the Pseudarthrobacter phenanthrenivorans Sphe3 genome:
CTGGCTACGGTTTTCTCCTGGATCGCCAACCGGCTCTGGACCTTCCGCCACCGGCGTCAGGCCAACGTGCTCCGCGAATTCCTGATGTTCGTCCTGATCAACGGAATAGGCATTGGCATCTCCACCGGCTTCACCGCCCTCGCCAAGTACGGAATGGGCGTCACGGACAAGAATCTGCTGTTCTCCGCGGGCGTGGTGGGCATCCTGGTGGCAACGGTGGTCCGCTTCTTCGCCTACCGGTTCCTGGTGTTCAACCAGGAACTGGACCAGGAGCCGGAGTTCTCGCACGACCACGAACTCATCGAGCTCCACCCCCACCACAAGGACCACAGTCCAGTGGCGGAGGAGAGGCTCAGCCGGGAGCCCTCGCCGGAGGGTCCGACCAAATAGCGGGGCAGGCAGGTGCTTCGGTCCTATCCTGCCGCTGGCTGCGCTGCGTCTGAAGCGTGGTGCCTGGATGGTGCCTTCCCGCCGCAAAAGCCCCGCTGGACCGGCAGCCCCGTGCTCACCTGCCGTGGATGCGTTCAGCTGCCATAAGCTTGTCCGTCAGCTCCACGTCCGGATGGGTGACCACAACGGAGCCGTCGTGCCGCCAGGCACCCAGTGCGTTGGCCAACGCTGACTCCAGCCCGTTTCCGGCCGGAATATGGAGCCGAACGCCGTCGTCGTGGGGCGCCGCGAAAGTATCCAGAAGCTCCTGGTGGAGGTGGCGGCGCCCGTCGCCGGTCACAACCGCGCATCCTGAAGGATCGGGATCGGCGTGGGCCATGAAGACGTCGCCGTGGGAGCGGACTTCCGCAGCATAGTCAATACACCCGGCCGCCAGCTCTCCCGGCCAGCGCATTGCCAGCGCAGGCAGCGCGACGGCGATGACGGCGTCGTACTTCTCCTCCACGCTCTCCGGCTCGGAGGTGGCGAGGAAATCTGCGGCGCCCTTTTCCAGGACGGTTTGCAGTCCGAGCTGCCAGGCGGCCAGCGCCCAGACGATCGACTTCCAATGGGCGGGCAGCTGGAGGCGGAGGCTCATGCCGGGGGCCGCGTCCAGCTCGTCCTGGAGGAGGTTGCTGGTCTTGGCAACCCAGTTGTCCAGGACCCTTCCGGACAGCTCCACGCGTTCCGCGTCCGGCCCGTACCACGTGAGGCGCGGGGAGGTGGAGTTTCCTGCACGAAGGGATGCCATTAGGTCAGCTGCCGGGATGCTCATGGCTCCATCCTGCCACCGGCGGCCGGCATGGTCACGGCAGCCAGCTGACAGGCTGGCAAACCCGGCTTCGCGGGAGTGTGACATATCTCACACGAGATACTCAGCCTGCTTGCTATTTCCTGATTTTGCAGGTATTTTCCCGCCGTTGGTGGAGAATCGCGGCCTTTGGCTGGCGTCATGCCCCTCGTTCGCTGCTTCCGAGGTGTCCCGCGAAAATATTCCCGGGCGTGGCGTGCGGCGCGTTCGTTAGGCTGAGTGATTATTATCCGGCAGCGGCTTGACTCGCCTAAGTTACACGCGTGTAATTAGATAACTAAAGGCAACTGCGTAAATGCCGGCACACCACCGAGTGCCACGTATCCATGCAGGGGCTGCAACAGCAGGAGGGTCGCCATGGGGCAAGCAGAGCGTATCCAGGAAGATGCCGTCGTGGCCGGACAGGCAACGGCAACATACCGCGCACGGGGGGTACCCAGCGACTGGTATGTGGATCCTGCTGATCCTGATGCCGCAGAACGGTACAACAGGAATGCGGGCGGCGTGCTGGAGGACCAGGCTACTGCTTTCCTCGCAGCCCACGAGGCATTGCTGGGTGGGGGCGCCGATCCTGAGGACCTCCTGGACCCGCCCATGGAACTGGCTGCTGCAGGCGCAAGCCAGCCGGTATGGATCGGCCTGCCGTTCCAGCAGGATTTCGACGACGAGGGCGAATTGGGGTGGCAGACGGATGCCCTGTGCGCCCAGACTGACCCCGAGGCTTTCTTCCCCGAAAAGGGCGGTTCCACAAGGGACGCCAAAAAGGTTTGCGGTGCCTGCAATGTCCGCTCGCAGTGCCTTGAATATGCGCTGGCGAACGACGAACGTTTCGGCATCTGGGGAGGCCTGTCCGAGCGTGAGCGCCGGCGGCTGAGGAAGCGAGCAATCTAATTCACCAGGATGTCCATGTCACTGCCGTTGTGGTTGCCCACAACGGCAGTGCCTATCTCCCCCGAACCCTCGCAGCATTAGCGGACCAGACCCGGCCCGTGGACTACGCCATCGGCGTTGATACCGGATCGCGGGATGACTCCAGAGCCCTCCTCGAGCAGGCCCTGGGCGGGGCCAACGTTGTCAGCCACCAGCATCGCGGCAAAAGCGGCATGGGGGCAGCAGTGTCCGCCGGCCTGGCCGAACTGTCTCCATGGCGGGGAGCCAGCGCCGGGGACAAGGTGGAGTGGATCTGGCTGCTTCATGATGACGCTGCCCCCGCACCACAGGCTCTGGCTGAACTGCTGGGCGCTGTTGAGCGCGCACCTTCCGTGACCGTTGCCGGCTGCAAGCAACTGGACTGGCATGCGGGGCGCAAACTCATTGATGTAGGCCTGTCCACCAGCAGGTGGGCCGAACGGCTCACCCTGATCGACGCGGATGAGCTCGACCAGGGCCAGTACGACGGCCGGAGTGATACCTTCGCCGTTAACTCTGCCGGGATGTTGGTGCGGCGTGACATCTGGGAGGAGCTTGGCGGCTTCGACCCTGCCCTGCCCGGCAGCGGCGACGACGTCGACTTCTGCTGGCGCAACCGCCTTGCGGGGCACCGTGTGGTTGTGGTGCCTGCAGCCCGGATGTTCCATGTGGCCCACCGGCCCCATGCGCTGGGGAATGCCGCTGCGGCCCGGAAAGGCCAGGTCCACCTGCGCCTGAAGCACGCACCTTTGTGGATGGTTCCCGTTCACGGCGCAGGTGCCCTGGTGGGAAGCCTCTTCAGGTTCGTGCTCAGTATCCTGGTCAAGGATCCGGGGCATGGAGTTTCCCAGTTGGCCGCCACCTTCGCCGCCCTGGGAAGGCCGGGTGCCATAGCCAGGGCGCGCCGCAGTGCCAGGCAAACCCGCCGGATCCGGCGGTCCGTGATCCGTAAGCTCCAGACGCCCCGGCGCGAGGTCTGGAGCCACCGGCGATCGCTCATCGAGGCGCTGGGGTCCGATAACTCCGCTGCGGATGAGCTTGTGCAGGATCCGCTGGCGCACCAGCCCACTGGCGACGCCTCCGATGACTTCGCGGCGCTGGCCACCACAAAGCGCGGCTGGGTGGGTAACGGAGCCCTGGCTGCAGCCATCCTCGGCGCCATCGCATCGCTCCTGGCGCTGACAGGACTCTTCCGCGCCGACGCCGTATCAGGCGGCGCCCTCATTCCTGTCTCTGCCGGCCTCGGGGACATCTGGCACCATGCCTCCACCTGGTGGCTCACTGTGGGGGCTGGGCTGCCGGGACGCGGCGATCCCTTCGGATACGTCCTTTGGGTCCTGGGTGTCCTGGGCGGCGGTGACGCGAACGGCGCCATGGCCTGGCTGCTGCTCCTCGCTACGCCCCTTTCGGCGCTGACGGCGTGGTTTGCTGCGGGAGGACTTACAGCCCGCCGCCGGCTGCGGCTGGCCGCGGCAATACTCTGGGCAGCCGCCCCCGCCCTCCAGGTGGCGCTCAACCAGGGAAGGGTGGGCGCGCTGGTTGCCCATATTATGCTTCCCCTCCTGGTCCTGGCGCTGCTGCGGGCCACAGGCTCGGCAGTGGGCCATGGCCGCTTTGCTCCGCCTTCCCCGGACGACCGGCGGCCGCAGGAAAGGCCAGCGGCCAGGCCCGGCATCAACGGCACTCCGTCCTGGACAGCTGCCGCCGCCGCGGGCCTGGCACTGGCCGTCGTCGTGGCGTCGGCACCCTCGCTCCTGGTCCCGGCCACCGTGGTCATTGTGCTCTGCGGCCTTCTGCTGGGCCGCCGGGGCCGCACGGTCTGGTGGGCGCTGTTGCCCGCCGCGGCGCTGTTCATCCCCTTCGGACTGTCCGTGCTTGACCGGCCGCGGGCGCTGCTGGCGGATCCCGGGCTGCCGTTGGCCTTTGACGCTGCCCCGCTGTGGCAGCAGCTTCTGGGCCAGCCCCTGCAGTTTGATCCCCTGGGCGGGCTGGAAGGGCTTCCCGCCTTTGGCGCCGGAGCCGTGCCCTGGGCCATGCTGCTGGCGCTGCTCGTGGCTGCCCCCATCCTCGCGCTGGCCGTTGCAGGGCTTGTGATCCCCGGGAGCCGCACGTCTGCCGTGATGGCGTTCTGGGCTGCAGGAGTCATGGTCCTGGCCGGTGGCTGGCTCGCGGGCCATGTGGCTACCGGCATGAACGCGGAAACAATGGTCACGCCCTTCACCGGGCCGGTTGTCTCGGCGGCGGCCCTCGCCCTCCTGGCAGCGGGCGTCCTGGGCGGGGAACACCTGCTCGCGATGGCAGACACATCAGCTGCAAGCCGCGACGCCAGGCACAGGACACTCCTGCGGACCGCCGTTGCGGCTGGAATGGTGATCCTGCTCGCCGGACCCCTGGCGGGGATGGCGGCCTGGTCTGCCCAGAACCTGCTCCGGCCGGCCACGGCCGCCGCGGGGACCAGTACTGCCGGCATTCTGTCAAACACCCTGCCCACCAGTGAACCCTCAAGCAACAATGGCCCCACTGCCACAGGCGTCCAGGACGCTGGTCCCCTGGGAACCCCCGGCTGGTTGAGGCGGCGAACCCGCGGACGCTTCCGGCCACGGCGATCGACCGTGGAACCGGACCGGAACAGACCCGCACCCTGCTCATCAGCACGCGGGACAACGGCACCTTTGACGCGTCGCTGATGAGGGGTGCCGGCACTACCTTGGACAGCCTTTCCACCATCGCCTCCGCCCGCCGCATCATGGGCAGTCCGGGTGCCGAAACGGTCCGCGACGACGACGATGTCACCGCCGCGGTCCGCCGGGTGGTGGCAACGCTCGTCGCGGGCCACGGCGTTGATCCGCGAACCGACCTTGAACAGCTGGGCGTTGGTTTCGTGGTGCTGCGGTCGGCGGACACCGCGGCGCAGCTGACCGCCAGCAGGATGGACGCCGTGCCCGGGCTGGTGGCCGTGGGCCAGACCGACGTGGGATGGCTCTGGCGCATCACGCCTTTGAACCAGCCGGCGCTTCAGGCTGCCGATGTTGCACACCGCGTGCGCATTGTGGACGCAAACGGCACCGCCGTGGGCCTGGTACCGTCCGGCTATAACGAGGTGGACGCGCCGGTTCCCGGCGGCGCCGAGGGGCGGCTTGTTGTCCTGGCCGAACGGGCAGACCCCGGCTGGAGCGCCTGGCTTGACGGCCGCCGGCTGACGGCGACCACGTCCGGCTGGTCCCAGGCCTTCACGCTCCCCGCTTCCGCGGGACAGCTCACTATCCGCTACGAAAACCCCTGGGCGGTCTGGACTTCTGTCGCCCAAGCCACGGTGATCGGGCTGACGGTCCTGCTGGCCATCCCCATGCCGGCCCGGCGGCCACGGACCGGCCTCTCACGGGACGAGGGCTCCCTGCGTAAGGAACACCAGAATGCATGAGCACACCATGTCGGCTGAGGCGCGGGAAGCCCACTCCGCCGACGCACCGGACGGCGACGGCGGCACGGCCCAAGGGGAGGACCGGCAGCCCCCGGCCGCCAAGGGACGCAGGACGGCCCTCGTTGGACTGGCGTCCGCGGCGCTGGTCCTCGCCGGGGCGGGTGCCGTGGTGGCCGGCGGCTCGCTGCTGCCTGCGCCCGAATCGAGCCGAAGCATACCTGCGGCTGCGGCAGCCGTCCCTGCCGGCACAAGCCTCGGTGTCTGCCCTGGCCCTGCCCGTCTCCTGGAAGGCACCGAGGCAGGAACAGACCCGCAGTTCAGTCCAAAATCTGCTACCGCGGTGAGCACCGTGACAGGTGCTGTACTTGGGGCGGCCGGCGTGCTGCCGGAGAGCAGGCTGTCGCAGCTGGACGGAACAACCGCCGTCGACATCGCCCAGGGACCTGCCCAGCCTGCTTCCGGTGCTGCTGCGCAGGAACTTGTGGCAGGGGTTGTGGCCGGACGGCCAGTTGAACAGGCCAGCGTGCTGAGCGCCGAGGCACTGGCAAACCAGCAAGCATCTGCAGCAGGGGTCATGAAGTTCACCGCCACCGACGGCGACCTGCAAGGCAGCGCGGCCTCCAACTGCCAGCAGCCCTCCAACGACCAGTGGCTGGCCGGCGCGGGCACAACCGTGGGCCGGACCTCCGTGCTGGTGCTGAGCAACGCCTCCAGCACACCTGCCACTGTGAGCCTGGAACTTTTCGGGTCACAGGGACAAATCCAGGCACCGGGCAGCCGCGGCCTGCTGGTGGCCCCAGGCACCTCCCGGTCCATCGTCCTTGCCGGGCTGGCGCCCGCGGAGCCGCAGCTCAGCGTCCATGTGCGCAGTGCAGGCGGGCCCGTTGCCGCTGTCATCCAGCAGAGCGTCCTTCGGGGTCTCACTCCCGGAGGGGTGGACTTCATCGGTCCCGGGGCAGCGCCGGCCGTGCGGCAGGTGATGACGGGGGTGGACATCCAGGACCCCGCCGGGCTCGCCCAGCTCACCGGCAAGGCCGGCTATGAGGATGCGGCGCCTTCCCTCCAGCTCACCGTTCCAGGTGCCACGGACGCCGTCGTCGAGATCAAGCTGTTTGGACGTGACGGCCAGAAGGCGCTGCCTTCGGGCGGAGTGATCACGGCCAAGGCGGGCACCGTTACCGAGGTTTCCCTCGCGGGCGTTCCCGCAGGGCAATACACCGTGGCCGCAACATCGGATGTTTCCTTCGTGGCAGCGGCAAGGATCACCCGCGGCCTGCAGGAGGAGCAGCCGGCGGACGTTGCCTGGGCAGCATCCGGAGTTCGCCTCGGCAGCCAGCACGTGGTGCCGGTTCCGCAGGGAGGAAGCCGCACCCTGGTGTTTGGCGCCCTGGACACCCGCGCCACCATCACCTACGCCGCGATCACGGCGGACGGGAAAGTGCGGGCTCCCGCAAGCGCAGACATCGCCGGCGGCACCACGTCCTCCATCGCCGTCCCGGACAAGGTAGAGGAGTCAGACGTCGTGGGCTACGTGGTGTCCGCATCCGGTGATGCCGTGTACGGTGCTGTCCTGCTGCAGCAGGACGGCAGGAACGACGTATCATCCCTGGCCTTCCAGGCTGCAGCAGCAGGACAGGAAACAGTCCCCGTCACACTCAGCTACTGAACGGGCAGCCGGCGTGTGGTTGTCAGTAGCGGCGGCGGTAGACCGGATCCAGTGTCTCCGGAGCAACACCCAGCATCTCCGCTGTATGCTCCACCACCACGTCATGGACCAGGTCCTGCAGGTCTTCCGGACCAGGGCACGCCTGCTCCACCACGCGCCGGTAAACGGTGATCATGGGACCGTCCCCTTCAGAGGCGGGCGTATAGGAGCCCATGGGGGCCGCGGACGAGTTCGCCGCCAACTGCTCCAGGTCCGGCGGAATCTCATCCACACCGAACCGGACGCCATCCAGGGTCTTGCCCCAGATATCGTGGAGCCGCTGCGCCGAATCCAGCACCATGTCATCAAAGCGGTCCCCGCGCGTCCGGTATCCGGGGTGCGTGGGCAACATCACTTCGCCGCGGAGGCCGCGGCCATGCCGGTTCCTGCGGCGCATCATGAAGCTCTTACCCGGAGAGCCGGTACCGGCAGCCTTTGGGGCATCCGGATCAGCCAACCGGACCGTGAAACCTGATTTCTGGTTCGATGACTGCATACATCGACTGTAAACCCGGGGCACCATTTATGCGATACATACTCCCGGCTTTGGGGGGCGCGTCGGGCCGAGCGGCAATGCCCGGTTTTTGCGCGAAGACGGAGTAGTCTGTGATGTCGTGGGAGCTATCCGTCAGTGTTCAAGATCTGCATGCCGCCAGTCTGCGGTTGCTACCCTGACGTACGTCTACGCAGATTCCACCGCTGTCCTTGGTCCACTGGCCACGTACGCCGAACCACACTGCTACGACCTGTGCGAGCAGCACGCTGACTCCCTGACGGTTCCCCGGGGCTGGGAAGTCCTTCGCCTGGCCATGCCCAGCACGCCCCAGCAGCCCGGCCCCGATGACCTCCTTGCGCTTGCCAATGCGGTCCGCGATGCCGCAGCCCTGCCCGCCCAGCCCCAGCAGCCCGCCCAGCGCGGGCCCCACTCGGCGCTGGAGGCGCCCGCCGGGACTGAAGGCACCCGCAGGGGGCACCTGCGGGTGCTGCGTGAGCCGTCCTGAGGCCCATCTGGCGGTAGGCTGGATGGTGCACATCAGTCCGCTACCGGCGCGAGCGCGCCCGCCAGGGAGCAGAAATGCCAAAAATCAGTCCTGAACTGCTGTCCGTCCTGCGCTGCCCCGTGACCGGCTCAGCGCTGGTGCAGGAAGGCGAAGAATTGGTTGCCGCCGTCGCCGCGGAATCCGGAGTCAAGCCCCGTTACGCCATCGAGGACGGGATTCCCCTTCTCCTGCCCCCCGAACTCCTGGCGGCTGCCACAGCGGCAGGATCGGACCAACACGATTCAGCTTCCGGAACGAACTAAGGACCCTTCATGACTTTTGATTACAAGGTTGCCGACATCACCCTGGCGGAAGCCGGCCGCCACCAGATCCGTCTGGCCGAGCACGAAATGCCGGGCCTGATGTCGCTGCGGGAGGAGTTCGGCCCCACCCAGCCGCTCAAGGGTGCCAGGATCGCAGGGTCCCTGCACATGACGGTGCAGACCGCCGTCCTGATTGAGACCCTCACCGCCCTGGGTGCAGAGGTCCGCTGGGCTTCCTGCAACATCTTTTCCACCCAGGACGAGGCCGCGGCCGCCGTAGTGGTGGGCAAGGGCACCGTGGAGGACCCGCAGGGCGTCCCCGTCTTTGCCTGGAAGGGTGAAACCCTTGAGGAATACTGGTGGACCGCCGAGCAGATCCTGACCTGGCCCGGCGCGGACTCCAACCCGGAGCTCGGCCCCAACATGATCCTGGACGACGGCGGCGACGCCACCATGCTGGTGCACAAGGGCGTGGAGTTCGAGGCAGTGGGCAACGTACCGTCCGCCGACCCCACCGATTCGGAAGAATACGGCATCTTCCTTGACGTGCTCCGCCGTTCCCTCGAAGCGGACCCGAAGAAGTGGACCCGGACGGCCGCCACCATCAAGGGCGTCAGCGAGGAAACCACCACCGGCGTGCACCGCCTGTACCAGCTGGCTGAACAGGGCAAACTGCTGTTCCCGGCCATCAACGTCAACGACTCCGTCACCAAGAGCAAGTTCGACAACAAGTACGGGATCCGCCACTCGCTGCCGGACGGGATCAACCGCGCCACGGACGTGCTCATGGGCGGCAAGGTCGCCGTCGTCTGCGGCTATGGCGACGTGGGCAAGGGTGCCGCGGAGGCATTGCGGGGCCAGGGCTCACGGGTGATCGTCACCGAGATCGATCCCATCTGCGCACTGCAGGCCGCCATGGACGGCTACCAGGTGGCCAAGCTGGAGTCGGTGCTGGCGCAGGGCGATATCTTCATCACCACCACGGGCAACAAGGACGTCATCCTGGCAGAGCACATGGCCGGCATGAAGAACAAGGCGATCGTGGGCAACATCGGCCACTTCGACAATGAAATCGACATGGCCGGCCTGGCCCGGATCCCCGGCATCAAGAAGGTTGAAATCAAGCCGCAGGTCCACGAATGGGTCTTCGAGGCAGGAACTGCCGCCGAGCGTTCCATCATCGTCCTCTCCGAAGGCCGGCTGCTGAACCTGGGCAACGCCACGGGACACCCGTCCTTCGTGATGAGCAACTCGTTCGCCAACCAGACCATTGCCCAGATTGAGCTGTGGACCAAGAAGGACCAGCCGGCAGGCGAACGCGAGTACGAAAACCAGGTCTACGTCCTGCCCAAGGTCCTGGACGAGAAGGTGGCCCGCCTGCACCTTGACGCCCTTGGCGTGGAACTGACCGAGCTGACCAAGGACCAGGCCGAATACCTGGACCTTGACGTGGCCGGTCCCTACAAGCCCGAGCACTATCGTTACTAAGAAGTGAAGTGCCCGGGTGCCGTGCGCACCCGGGCTGTTACTTTCTGCGCCTAGGATCAACATATGGAGCCTGAAGTCCAATCCCGCCGCCCGGGTACCTTCAAAAAAATTCTCGTCGTGGTTGCGGTGTGCATCCTCGCGGCCGTGGGCGGGGTGTTCGCCGCCGTCGCGCCGGGCATCGCCCGCGGAGCGGTCGAATCCGAGGCAGGCTCCGCCGTGCGGTCCTCTCCTGGCATTGCGGCGCCGGTCATTGCACCGGTGAAAGCTGATGCCGCGCCGGCCAACGGCGCCAAGCAGGTGAATCCTGCAGCCCCGGTCTCCCTGAAGGTCACCAACGGCACCATCGAACGCGTGACCCTCACCAGCACCTCCGGGGTAACAGTGGAGGGGCGCATCGATTCTGCCGGTTCCGGCTGGACGGCGTCCGGGCCGCTCAAATTCAATACGGAGTACAGCTACACCTACGTGGTCAAGGACGGCGCCGGCCGCGAAACGAGCACCACACAGTCTTTCAGCACCGTGTCCAGTTCGCACGAGGCCGATGCCGCCATCTACCCGCTGGACGGCATGAAGGTGGGCGTGGGGCAGCCGCTGCAAGTCATCTTCAGCGAGCCTGTGGTCAACCGCGACGCCGTGGAAAAAGCCATCACCATCACCAGCAGCGCCGGGCAGGTGGGCGCTTTCCACTGGCACAGCGACACCATGGTGCGGTACCGGCCGGAAAACTTCTGGGCGGCTAACTCCACGATCAGCATGGACATGAAGCTCTTCGGGGTGGATCTTGGCAACGGCCAGATCGCCAACTTCAACAAGAAAGTCAACGTGGCCATCGGTGACAAGAAGGTGGCAGTGGCCGATGCCGCCGCGCACACCTTCACGCTGAGCGTCAACGACCAGGTGGTCAAGACCCTGCCCGTCAGCATGGGAGACAAGCGCTTCCCTTCAGCCCGCGGCTATGGGGTCCTGATGGAAAAGAAGCGCTACGACCACTTCCGGGCATCCAGCATCGGACTGAAGCCGGACGATCCCGCCTACTACGGTGACGTGGACGTGGAATACACCATCCGCCTCACGCTCAGCGGTGCCTACATCCACCAGGCGCTGGAATCCGCCTATCCGTTCATCGGCAATACGAACGTTTCGCATGGCTGCATTGGCTTCGCTCCCGACGGCGCCGCCTGGGTCTTTGACAACATGGGCACCGGGGACGTGGTCCAGATCGTGAACACCGAAGGCGACTACGCAGCACACGACGACGGGTTCGGTGACTGGAACATCCCGTGGAGTGAGTACGACAACTAGCGTCAGCCGCTGAAAGGCAGCCGTTGAAGCCGCTCGCCAACCTCAGTGTTGCGGCTGCGTGACCGGCTCAGCCGGCCCAGTTCCCTGGTCCGGCGTTCAGCAACGACGGCGGCAAGGTAGTCCTCCGGCCCTGTTCCCGGCGGCGGGGGCGGAGCCACGAAGGCAGACAGTTCGGTGGCTATCGACGCCGACATCCCGGAACGGGACAAGGGCGCCATCCGTCCTGCCTGGCGGAGGAACTGGGAAGCCCTGCGCGCGGTGGCATCGGGAATCCGGCCAATGTCCGCGGCCGCCGCCCAGGCGCGCAGCCCCGGCGGAATTAAGACCGGGACCGGCTGCTCAACGGGCACGCGGGTGCGGATGGCGTAGGTGCCGGCCATCAGGTCACCGAGCCGCCGCGACCTGTCGTTAAACAGGGCCACCGCGATGGCGAGTCCTCCGAAGGTCAGGTAAATCTCGAGGAATCCCGTGAGGCCGCGGATGACGGCGTGGCGGAAGCGGATGGCGCCGCCATCCTCACGGACCACCCGCAGGCCCGCGGCGAGTTTTCCCAGGGACAGCCCGCGGCTCAGGGTTTCGACAGCCACCGGCACGATGACCAGGCAAAAGACCACAGCGGCCAGGACCAGCGCCCGCGAGGCTGCCTCGTCCAGGTCCTCGCCGGCTGCCGCGAGACCGATCA
Encoded here:
- a CDS encoding GtrA family protein, with amino-acid sequence MFTALADRIRGLASLFWREVAKFGAVGGVAFVIDNGLTYYLMHGPMTDSEAKARFVGASLATVFSWIANRLWTFRHRRQANVLREFLMFVLINGIGIGISTGFTALAKYGMGVTDKNLLFSAGVVGILVATVVRFFAYRFLVFNQELDQEPEFSHDHELIELHPHHKDHSPVAEERLSREPSPEGPTK
- a CDS encoding TIGR03089 family protein — protein: MSIPAADLMASLRAGNSTSPRLTWYGPDAERVELSGRVLDNWVAKTSNLLQDELDAAPGMSLRLQLPAHWKSIVWALAAWQLGLQTVLEKGAADFLATSEPESVEEKYDAVIAVALPALAMRWPGELAAGCIDYAAEVRSHGDVFMAHADPDPSGCAVVTGDGRRHLHQELLDTFAAPHDDGVRLHIPAGNGLESALANALGAWRHDGSVVVTHPDVELTDKLMAAERIHGR
- a CDS encoding WhiB family transcriptional regulator; the encoded protein is MGQAERIQEDAVVAGQATATYRARGVPSDWYVDPADPDAAERYNRNAGGVLEDQATAFLAAHEALLGGGADPEDLLDPPMELAAAGASQPVWIGLPFQQDFDDEGELGWQTDALCAQTDPEAFFPEKGGSTRDAKKVCGACNVRSQCLEYALANDERFGIWGGLSERERRRLRKRAI
- a CDS encoding DUF5719 family protein, whose product is MHEHTMSAEAREAHSADAPDGDGGTAQGEDRQPPAAKGRRTALVGLASAALVLAGAGAVVAGGSLLPAPESSRSIPAAAAAVPAGTSLGVCPGPARLLEGTEAGTDPQFSPKSATAVSTVTGAVLGAAGVLPESRLSQLDGTTAVDIAQGPAQPASGAAAQELVAGVVAGRPVEQASVLSAEALANQQASAAGVMKFTATDGDLQGSAASNCQQPSNDQWLAGAGTTVGRTSVLVLSNASSTPATVSLELFGSQGQIQAPGSRGLLVAPGTSRSIVLAGLAPAEPQLSVHVRSAGGPVAAVIQQSVLRGLTPGGVDFIGPGAAPAVRQVMTGVDIQDPAGLAQLTGKAGYEDAAPSLQLTVPGATDAVVEIKLFGRDGQKALPSGGVITAKAGTVTEVSLAGVPAGQYTVAATSDVSFVAAARITRGLQEEQPADVAWAASGVRLGSQHVVPVPQGGSRTLVFGALDTRATITYAAITADGKVRAPASADIAGGTTSSIAVPDKVEESDVVGYVVSASGDAVYGAVLLQQDGRNDVSSLAFQAAAAGQETVPVTLSY
- a CDS encoding metallopeptidase family protein, whose product is MQSSNQKSGFTVRLADPDAPKAAGTGSPGKSFMMRRRNRHGRGLRGEVMLPTHPGYRTRGDRFDDMVLDSAQRLHDIWGKTLDGVRFGVDEIPPDLEQLAANSSAAPMGSYTPASEGDGPMITVYRRVVEQACPGPEDLQDLVHDVVVEHTAEMLGVAPETLDPVYRRRY
- a CDS encoding DUF3499 domain-containing protein, encoding MGAIRQCSRSACRQSAVATLTYVYADSTAVLGPLATYAEPHCYDLCEQHADSLTVPRGWEVLRLAMPSTPQQPGPDDLLALANAVRDAAALPAQPQQPAQRGPHSALEAPAGTEGTRRGHLRVLREPS
- a CDS encoding Trm112 family protein, which encodes MPKISPELLSVLRCPVTGSALVQEGEELVAAVAAESGVKPRYAIEDGIPLLLPPELLAAATAAGSDQHDSASGTN
- the ahcY gene encoding adenosylhomocysteinase, which produces MTFDYKVADITLAEAGRHQIRLAEHEMPGLMSLREEFGPTQPLKGARIAGSLHMTVQTAVLIETLTALGAEVRWASCNIFSTQDEAAAAVVVGKGTVEDPQGVPVFAWKGETLEEYWWTAEQILTWPGADSNPELGPNMILDDGGDATMLVHKGVEFEAVGNVPSADPTDSEEYGIFLDVLRRSLEADPKKWTRTAATIKGVSEETTTGVHRLYQLAEQGKLLFPAINVNDSVTKSKFDNKYGIRHSLPDGINRATDVLMGGKVAVVCGYGDVGKGAAEALRGQGSRVIVTEIDPICALQAAMDGYQVAKLESVLAQGDIFITTTGNKDVILAEHMAGMKNKAIVGNIGHFDNEIDMAGLARIPGIKKVEIKPQVHEWVFEAGTAAERSIIVLSEGRLLNLGNATGHPSFVMSNSFANQTIAQIELWTKKDQPAGEREYENQVYVLPKVLDEKVARLHLDALGVELTELTKDQAEYLDLDVAGPYKPEHYRY
- a CDS encoding L,D-transpeptidase translates to MEPEVQSRRPGTFKKILVVVAVCILAAVGGVFAAVAPGIARGAVESEAGSAVRSSPGIAAPVIAPVKADAAPANGAKQVNPAAPVSLKVTNGTIERVTLTSTSGVTVEGRIDSAGSGWTASGPLKFNTEYSYTYVVKDGAGRETSTTQSFSTVSSSHEADAAIYPLDGMKVGVGQPLQVIFSEPVVNRDAVEKAITITSSAGQVGAFHWHSDTMVRYRPENFWAANSTISMDMKLFGVDLGNGQIANFNKKVNVAIGDKKVAVADAAAHTFTLSVNDQVVKTLPVSMGDKRFPSARGYGVLMEKKRYDHFRASSIGLKPDDPAYYGDVDVEYTIRLTLSGAYIHQALESAYPFIGNTNVSHGCIGFAPDGAAWVFDNMGTGDVVQIVNTEGDYAAHDDGFGDWNIPWSEYDN
- a CDS encoding RDD family protein is translated as MGSIVTGEAVVLELRPASFAARALGLFLDVAFHAVLLVALLIGLAAAGEDLDEAASRALVLAAVVFCLVIVPVAVETLSRGLSLGKLAAGLRVVREDGGAIRFRHAVIRGLTGFLEIYLTFGGLAIAVALFNDRSRRLGDLMAGTYAIRTRVPVEQPVPVLIPPGLRAWAAAADIGRIPDATARRASQFLRQAGRMAPLSRSGMSASIATELSAFVAPPPPPGTGPEDYLAAVVAERRTRELGRLSRSRSRNTEVGERLQRLPFSG